Proteins co-encoded in one Govania unica genomic window:
- a CDS encoding dihydrofolate reductase — protein sequence MADSIRVSAIVAVASNRVIGLDNKMPWHLPADLKYFRAVTMGKPVLMGRKTFQSIGRPLPGRDNIVITRSADWQAEGVSTAQSLEAAIAAGKNAAEARGVDEIMIIGGAQIYALALPLTDRLYVTEVTLTPEGDSYFPPLDPAVWQETAREDHVAEGDRPAHSFLIYDRRI from the coding sequence ATGGCTGATAGCATCAGGGTCTCAGCCATCGTCGCGGTCGCCAGCAATCGGGTCATCGGCCTCGATAACAAGATGCCCTGGCATCTTCCGGCCGATCTCAAATATTTCCGCGCCGTCACCATGGGCAAGCCGGTCCTCATGGGCCGCAAGACCTTTCAGTCCATCGGCCGCCCGTTGCCCGGCCGCGACAATATCGTGATCACCCGCAGTGCCGACTGGCAGGCCGAAGGCGTCAGCACGGCGCAAAGCCTCGAAGCCGCCATTGCCGCTGGCAAAAACGCGGCCGAAGCGCGGGGCGTGGATGAAATCATGATCATCGGCGGAGCGCAGATCTATGCCCTCGCCCTGCCCCTCACCGACCGGCTCTATGTGACCGAAGTCACACTCACGCCTGAGGGTGACAGCTATTTCCCGCCCCTCGATCCCGCCGTCTGGCAGGAAACGGCGCGGGAGGACCATGTGGCCGAGGGCGACAGGCCAGCCCATAGTTTCCTGATTTATGACCGGCGCATCTGA
- a CDS encoding sulfate/molybdate ABC transporter ATP-binding protein, with amino-acid sequence MEVRVADLRKDFGDYPALHNVSLTIKSGELVALLGPSGSGKTTLLRLIAGLEFPTSGTVYFDAEDASLKSVQERHVGFVFQHYALFRHMTVFDNVAFGLKVRKRSLRPSKQVIHDRVMALLSLVRLEGLEGRFPGQLSGGQRQRVALARALAIEPRVLLLDEPFGALDAKVRKELRAWLREIHTETGHTTVFVTHDQDEALELADRVVVMSQGKIEQVGTPDEVYDNPASPFVFEFIGESSQMPVLVQNGQVFLDDRPLSVLAPGVKDGPAMLYMRPHDVDIVEHQPNSIPGIVRSFRRHGATRRLEIEVAPRGIVIEVDVGPGEPFAPGRGINLVPRRPGVFSL; translated from the coding sequence GTGGAAGTCAGAGTTGCCGACCTTCGCAAGGATTTCGGCGATTATCCGGCTTTGCATAATGTTTCGCTGACCATCAAGTCGGGGGAGCTTGTGGCTTTGCTCGGGCCGTCCGGGTCGGGCAAGACGACGCTGTTGCGGCTGATTGCCGGGCTTGAGTTCCCGACCTCGGGCACGGTTTATTTTGATGCCGAGGACGCTTCGCTCAAATCGGTGCAGGAACGCCATGTAGGCTTTGTGTTCCAGCATTACGCACTGTTCCGTCATATGACGGTGTTTGACAATGTGGCCTTCGGCCTCAAGGTGCGGAAGCGCTCACTGCGGCCGAGCAAACAGGTTATCCATGATCGGGTCATGGCCCTTCTCAGCCTCGTGCGGCTTGAGGGGCTTGAGGGACGCTTCCCGGGCCAGCTTTCGGGCGGGCAGCGGCAGCGTGTGGCCTTGGCCCGCGCGCTCGCCATCGAGCCGCGCGTGCTGTTGCTGGACGAACCCTTCGGCGCGCTTGACGCCAAGGTGCGTAAGGAATTGCGCGCCTGGCTGCGGGAGATCCATACCGAAACCGGCCATACCACCGTGTTCGTGACCCATGACCAGGACGAGGCGCTTGAACTCGCCGATCGTGTGGTGGTCATGAGCCAGGGCAAAATCGAACAGGTCGGCACGCCGGATGAGGTTTATGACAACCCGGCTTCGCCCTTCGTGTTCGAGTTCATCGGCGAATCAAGCCAGATGCCGGTTCTGGTTCAAAACGGACAGGTGTTTCTGGATGACCGGCCGCTGTCCGTGTTGGCCCCCGGCGTCAAGGATGGTCCGGCGATGCTGTATATGCGTCCCCATGACGTGGATATCGTTGAACATCAGCCGAACTCTATTCCCGGCATCGTGCGCTCGTTCCGTCGCCATGGCGCCACCCGCCGCCTGGAGATTGAAGTCGCACCGCGCGGTATTGTGATCGAGGTCGATGTGGGACCCGGCGAGCCGTTCGCCCCGGGTCGCGGCATCAATCTGGTGCCACGCCGGCCGGGCGTGTTTTCGCTCTGA
- the cysW gene encoding sulfate ABC transporter permease subunit CysW: MIDVSATLLRSRNVAAAATGESLWVKALLVLSAIAFLGFFLLLPLAIVFSEAFSKGVGTYIDAILDPDALAAIRLTLLVAGIAVPLNLVFGVAAAWSVTKFDFPGKSLVITLIDIPFSVSPVISGLVYILLFSAHGYLGPFLKAHDLEIIFAVPGIVIATVFVTFPFVARELIPLMEEQGTGEEQAALSLGASGWQTFFRVTLPNIKWGLLYGVLLCNARAMGEFGAVSVVSGHIRGLTNTMPLHVEILYNEYNFAASFAVASLLAFLALITLGLKSALEWKYGGELAARRKH; encoded by the coding sequence ATGATAGACGTTTCGGCCACATTACTCCGAAGCCGCAATGTTGCTGCGGCGGCAACCGGGGAGAGCCTGTGGGTCAAGGCGCTTCTGGTGCTGTCGGCCATTGCTTTCCTGGGCTTTTTTCTGCTGCTGCCGCTTGCGATCGTCTTCAGCGAAGCTTTCAGCAAGGGGGTTGGCACCTATATCGATGCGATTCTGGACCCGGATGCCCTGGCTGCTATCCGCCTGACTCTGCTGGTGGCCGGGATCGCCGTGCCGCTTAATCTGGTGTTCGGCGTGGCCGCCGCCTGGTCGGTGACCAAATTCGATTTCCCCGGTAAAAGTCTGGTCATCACGCTGATCGACATTCCGTTTTCGGTATCACCGGTGATTTCGGGTCTGGTTTATATTCTGCTGTTCAGTGCTCATGGCTATCTCGGGCCGTTCCTGAAGGCCCATGATCTCGAGATCATCTTTGCGGTGCCGGGGATTGTGATCGCGACCGTGTTCGTGACCTTTCCCTTCGTGGCGCGTGAGCTGATCCCGCTTATGGAGGAGCAGGGAACGGGGGAGGAGCAGGCGGCTTTGTCCCTCGGGGCGAGCGGCTGGCAGACTTTTTTCCGGGTAACCCTGCCCAATATAAAATGGGGCCTTTTGTATGGGGTCCTGTTGTGCAATGCGCGTGCTATGGGCGAATTCGGTGCGGTGTCGGTCGTGTCCGGCCACATCCGCGGATTAACAAACACCATGCCACTCCATGTGGAGATTCTATATAATGAGTACAATTTCGCTGCCTCTTTCGCCGTGGCGTCCCTCCTGGCTTTCCTCGCGCTTATCACTCTTGGGCTCAAATCTGCGCTCGAATGGAAATACGGAGGCGAACTTGCTGCGCGCCGCAAACACTGA